The Vitis vinifera cultivar Pinot Noir 40024 chromosome 7, ASM3070453v1 genomic interval ATCAtattccattttatttgttttttatggtttttttttaatttctttatctattaaaaaaaaaaaaaaccttctacTAGAAAGTGGGATCACACCCTTATCTAAACCCATCAATTCAAATCCTTGGAACTCTTTCTTGCCTTTCGTTACCGTTGAAAACAGAGGtaaattacaagaaaaaaaaaatgtagaaacaTAACTCAAGCTAAGGCCTTTCAGGCGGGGGGCACCTGATCATGAGGCTTGTTGCTCCTACCGTCAGATAAATCTGCAACAATCACGCTGATCTCATCCAAACCCACACCACACCAATGTGAAGAGGATTTGCTACAGGAACCCCATCCTACCTCCTCAACACCCTTTACATTAGGGCCATCCCTGCACCTTCCCATGCACTTGCATGGGACAACACCCGCTTTTGTTCCAACCTGCCTTTGAAATTCTTCCAGCAGCATGGCGGCTCCCAATTTCCTACATTTGCCACCCATGCAAACCTCAATCCTTGTTTTCGATTCCCCAACtctatttgtattattttgacCATCACTTCCACTGCCTTCTCCTCCAAGATTTTGCACATTGAGGTCTCTAATCCCAGATTCCACTGACTTATTCTCTTCTTGAGTAGGTAAGCCGGGTTTAGCTGATATTGCTTCTTGGTGAACTGCCTGCTGTGGTTCATAATTATCTTTTGATTGTTTTATTGTTTCACCTCTTAAGAGGCTCATGTAGATCGCCTCCTCGCTTGGGTTTTCACTTGAATCTGATGAGTCTAATTCAAACTCAGAGTTGATTGTCATCAACTTCATCAGGGCctcctttccttttctcttcctcttcagCTTCTTTCCCTCTGATCTCATCTCTCGAGATTGTCCAAACAGGACCTCTGTTGCTTCCTGCATTGAAGAAGATCACATGTTGATCCAGCACCATTACATTCGTGaaagaaacaagaagaagacaaaagaaaaatagttgGGATTCTGACCTTCATCATCTTCCTTTCGTCTTCTTCATCCACCGAACAATTCCCATTCGCTACGCCGGAAACCATGTCAGAAAACGTAGCCAAATCTTTGGCCAGCCATTTCTTCAATGTCAAATTCTTCTCCttgtctttcttcttctctctctcctttccCATTGCCCTGGGCGAAACATAACCCTGCAACTGACCAGAGACGGCAATGCCAGAACTCAGATCAAACCCAGAAAAATTTCTGGGTCTGAGATATAGAGTAGAAAGAGATGGAGAGGAATCGGAAGAACAGGCGGCGCCGTGAAAGCGCACAAGTACTGGTCGTGAAGCTACCGCGGCGGACAACTCCATTGATTGGGAAACTGATCGTGAAATCGGTCAGTAGGGAATAAATAGACTCGTGAGATTAACTGGCAAGACACGCTGCGGACTTCGATACGGCGGTGGGACTTCTCGTGGCCGGTGTCTAATCGCCACACTTTATCGTGTGGGCGACATGTGTCTGATGGACGTACGGATGGTACGATGATGAGATTGAGACTGCTGGATGGTGATGTGGATTCCAATTAGGATTAGGTTTGAGAATTCCGATGAAATTGTTAATctgctttttaaaataataaaaaaaaagagaaattttttcAATAGATTTTCAACTTGTATTATAGAAGGTTAGtaaatatatagaaaacaaaagtttgctaactgttttattttttattttttaaaataccgaAAATTTCTATCTCTTGaatattacatattttttttaaatatatatatttcacataTTAAAACTTTCtaatatattattcattattCTAAATCTTAAccttttatttccatttatCTGTTAATctacttttttaatattaaaaattcctAAATTCAATAATATATACCAAAATATGCCATCAGTTAATATATTTaagatataatttattatttaaattttgacataaatattgGGTTGAATGTCATTAGTTTTGAGTTGTGATTAGGTTGAACAAGCCCAACCCAACCAACTCGATTTGCAGCTAGCCCAACAAAATACCCAAATAGAAGTCCGGCCCACGTCCGTCCCAAGAGACGTAGTTTTGATTTGGGTGCTCGATCGCTGAGGAAAGAAAGCCGGAAGGGCTTAGAACTGAAGGAAGTTGGTGTGTTTGGAGGAGGAATTGGTTGGGATGGACGAAGAAACCTCTAGTCTTCCTCCAATGAGGTTGATGAATTTCATCTCCGAGGAGCAGGTATTACCCGTCCGAAACCCTTAAAACTCTTTCTCACTGTTActattttgaagaattttgtgtttgattttgAAATGGGGATAATTGGGAATTGTAATGGCAGTTGGATGAATCTAAGAAAGCAAGGGGTGAACGAGCAGATGACGGCACTGCGCAGAGGGATAGACCCCTCTTCGAGGTTTAAATTCCATTCCTTTCACTTTCTTAACTCTTTCTTTTCGTTATAACAAATGGTCCTGGCATTTTCGTTTCATATATCTTCAAAAATGTATGATTCACCAACTGAAATCCATGCCATCCATGCCCTTTTTCTGTTTGGCATTAGAAAAATTCAGTCTTCAGATGATTCTTTGAGTTGAATAcatatttattctaatttttgcTTGGAAATGTGAAATTTTCCTTTACAGTGGCGGACTCTATCAATATAGCTTCTTAACATGGTTTCTTATAAGTGAATTTGGTGCTTATCCTGAGAAAGATAGTTTgagcttaaaaaaatttactttttttgaGCTTCCTTCTtatttcatcttcttttatCTGCAGATATTAAAGGAGAATAAGGACAAGCGAGATGCCGAATTTAATGAGCGGTTCAAGCACAGTGAGTGCTCAATTCTATTTCCAATGGCATTTGAGGGCGCCATCCTTTaagaatttattgaaaatactgataaacatcttaattagtacTTGGAATTTTATTTAACAGCATGGTAGATTTCTGAAAAAAAGAGGTGATTCATAACAAGGATTTCTCCATGATCTATTCATTTCTAAGCATTTAGTTTCCATGTATTTTGGTATGCATTATTGCTAGTATTTACTGCTGGAAGTCTTAACTCTTGCCATTGTATTCAGGTGCTTCTATaggatctttttattttatttttttagtttttctataaAGCACTTATGATCCATCTTAGAGCCTAGTCATTTTTTCTGAATGACCCATCTTAGAGCTTGTGGATATGTAGCCTAGTATCACTAGCACTTAGTTTACCCCCAAAATTTTGTACGGGAAAAATTTGAGGGGTAAACTTCATGCTTGTGATACCAAGCCAGATTAGAACGGTTCAAAGAGTGGTTTAGCATTAGCTGCTTTTGTTGAATGAATACATAACGAAAATGGAGCCGTAATCTCTTCTTTTTATTACAGGACCGCCAAAAGCTTTGGATGAAGATGAGACTGAGTTTCTTGATAACCTGGAGATGGTGAGACGATGTGCTATGAGCTATTTTTTGACTGGAAATTGCAGCACCAACctaagattatatatatatatatatatatatatatatataatgcacTTAATTTGAAAGATTTGTTGATTGATTTGAACCTATGATGTATATGCTCACAGACATAGACTTGATGCTACAGTTGAGACACATGATATGGACACAGAAACTTGTCCAAATATAGCACTTCAGCCATACATATCCACATGTTTTGTGTGGAAAACCATAGAGTTGACCTCAGTATTGAAGTCAAAGTGCACTGGAAGtctacctataaaaaaaaggtgTACTGAAAGTCTACTGATTGCCATGTAAATTGCTGTATGTCCTTGAGAATCAAAATGTCATGAACTTTAAATAACTAATAGTTGCTAAAGTAATCAGTTTATTATTTATCCTATCACAAGTTTCTTTTTCATCCTATCACAAAAAGGCAATATAAGAAGATTCCTCCATGCCTCGTTTTCTACTTCTAAAGGGAACTCATGTCTAAGTGTCTGAATTGGACAATTAAGGATGCATGTGTCATGTAAACACAGTCAGAACTGGACATTTAAGTATGCAGGTGTCATGGATGTATGATTTACATGCTAATTCTGATGTAAAGAATAGTGTTCTACATCTCATAACTTGAAACTGTGATTGTAGGGCACTTTTAGTGATTATTTAAACCTGTGATTTCTAACTCACTTCTTGTAGTCAATATTGGCATGGTGTACACTTGTCCTTGCATAACATGTATTTGACACCTGTTAAAAAACTTGCCAAAGTATCTACCTTATTTCTTCAAGAATGtgcatataaatttaaaaacaaagctcTTGGTGCCCTTTGTTGTGGTGAAACTTGTTATATAGTTGATACTTGTTTTATCATCAAGAATACAAactcaaaacaaacaaatagacACATGTTCAACATTATAAATACAGGAATGCACACATATTAACATGTCCATGTCTGCTGTTACAAATCATAGATTAAAAATGCtagaaattcattaaattttgcATGATCATATTTGTAAGGTTGATGCCATAGCTCTTTAAAAGGATTAGTCTTGCCGTTATGTTATACGTTATGCTGTAACAAGAGTGCTTCAAGTTTTGATTCTTGCAattaaatcatataattttatgCTATCATAAGAATTGCAAATTTTATATGATCTTTACAGTTTTACAGTTGAGGCATTATTGCTGCTGTTCCTGGAGTGATTGTTTTTATCTTAAGAAAGATATGTTTCACTTTGTGCATGTGTggatgcaaaacttggaatctCCCTCCCTCCTTCCTTCTATGCATGTGTGCttgtgcatgtgtgtgtgtgtgtgtgcacgcACCTTGACTCttgtttttttccatttgtcTTTTCTGCTGCTCTGGTTTCTTTCCAGAGGCAATGttgtcttttctcttttctgaaGTTTTGATTATTCATGCAGTCAAGGAGGGACTATGAACAGCAAATGGCAGAAGAAGAAGCCCAACAGCTCCGTAGTTTCCAGGTCATTTTCTAACCATTCCTGAATTGTAGAATTACTATTATATTAATGTGTATCAAGGAGAATTCTTAATCTGGTTAATTAATTTTCCTCatattgaaaaaaacaaaaatgaaatttagcTAATAGTTTCAAGGTCACACTTATCAGAATTGAAAGAGTCCTTGTGAAGATTACTCTATGATAGACTCGTGTAAATGTGCCACAGCCTTATAAATTATGATtggtttattttattgaataattgatcatttttatattctaaCTGAAGTGAATCAAGTACCTTCATTCTCATGATGTGGCACTAGCATTTACCAGGGTGTCAAAGTAATTGACCTTCTTTACCAAACCTTAActcaatttattgatttaagAGTGTTAATTGTCGTTTTGCTTGAGTATGCATAAAAAAGAGTATTATTGTAACTTCTTGGTTTGTGTGTATGCatgtcttttccttttcctttattttgttttccttttgctGCTATATTTATGCCTTTTGAATTTGAATACGGGgataaattttctcattttgaaaTCTGAAACATGAATTAGTACAGATCCTAGCGGACGGTCTCATCAACTGAAAATTGCTACCAAGTTGATTTGTAGTTTAATCATGCCTGTGAATTTAATAAGTCCCTGAGAGGCTTCATTCAAATGCTTACAATTCTATTCAGTGCATTATCCAAGTATATGCATCGATGGCATCCTTGATTTAACTGTGAAGTTCAGcaattagaattttttaagtAGCTGAGGGCTGCATACATTTGTCAGTAGTTTAATGATTCTGGGATCTGACTGAGGAATCTTGAATTACACAAATATTACAGGAGGTTATAGCATCCTTTATATGTGTTGTTACATATTTCAAGAATGAATAATGCAATTCTTCAttgtttgtgtcttttttttccttggatCTGCAGTAAAAAGAACAAGGAGATGTTATGCATTATGTAACTCTGCTGGTGTATGTTATTACTGCTTTACCACTAAAATTATCTGCCAAAGTAGAATTCTTATGAGAAAATGgatatatatagtaattttctCCTTGTGAGGAATTTGATGTTGCATGCGTAGAATGAAGGCTGTACTTGCACTATTATTCATCTTATCTTTCAGCTCAAACCATTGAAGTAGTTGCTTTCACAGGCAGCAGTGGCAGCACAGTCTACCATTGTACATGAACTGAAGGATACACCCCCTGCTCCTAAAGTCCAGGTCAGTTGCTTGATTGACAGGCTTTTTACACTTGTATACACTCTTGGACTTGCCATGAAATGAGACAGACTACAAATGACACAGTGAGCCTTTGGCAACCTTGGGATTGGTGTAGCTTGATAGGGCAATGCTTTCACTTCACTCTGCGTCATTTACCTGTCATGGCATAGCTGCCTGTggtgtctttttttcttttcttttttctttctgcaAAGTCCAAACTAACTTATGGATTCTTGAACATTTACTTGACCTGTTTTTGCCATGTTTTTTTCCTGGACATCCAATGGATTAGATTCTATGAATGCTGGGCCATGGGTGGAACAAGAGTGGACAGGGTTCATTAAAGGCAGAATCTGAAGCAAATACTATTGGAAGTCCACATTAGGAGCCAACCCCTTCATATTCCAACATCCTGACAGTCGATGCTCGCTTGCCACGTAAAAAATGtcacaagtttttttttttaacacaaccGAGATGTTATGCACTGTGGTGTGGCAAGCACCTGTTGGCTTACTAGGTGTCAACTTTTGGTGGCTTCCCAATGAGACAAATCCTTGTTTCTGCATATTTACTGAGAGATTTaggatttatttattgttttgcAGTATATTTGGGCACTCATTTGTGGTTCCACCAAGATGACCCTAGCCCAATTTAACAATTTAACTATCTTTTCTGTTGACTGGTTTCAGCAATAGTCGAATGTTTGATGAAGAGAGAAAATGGATTCTAGTGATCATCCAATCATGGCTTTTTGGTTGCAGATCTTGGTCACCATTGAGTCTTTATCTGATAGCTTTAACGTATTATCTTGTGCTTGCATCCGAGTGTGCAGTGCTATCTATAATTGGAAGCTCTGTTTTACTGAATGAACTTCTAAACGCAATCTGTTGTTGCCTGCAGGAGCAGAAACCAGTTGTCAGGAAGAATCCGCCTTCTCACCGGTTAGGTATGATTATCAAAGTCAAGCCACAAGCCAAGAAAGCGAAGGTGGATCCAGCAAACTCAGAAGGGTCAGAAATTGTGAAAACACCTAGCATTGATACAGAAAAACCTTCAGACCTGGAGAAAAAATATAGTGTTGATACTGATGAGGCCCATGATGTACCTGCAAACGGTCTGGTTTCATACAGCGATGAAAGTGAGGAAGATGATTAATAATTTCAGTAGAGACTAGTATTGTTTTCAGAAAGAACTAATCATATAGTCTAAATTTATTCTCGTAATCTGTCTATCAATTTTCTGTAGACCCACAAGCCCACCTTTGGAAATATGAATTGGGTATAAGCACCTATCAACACCAGGCTTAGCCTCTGTTTGAGCAGTGTTTttgaaatggtttttaaaaattaatttttgagaacagtttttgaaaatattctatgattttttgtaACGTAAAAGATTGCTTGGAAACCCGAAAtgtttgtaatatatttttttatgtttttaaatatgttttaaaaaataaccatTACGTGTAgtgatttaattttaatcattttttatatttatataattatttaaaaaaaatcttaaaaaataagtgaccACAAGTGAAAgatgtttttttgaaaatgtttaattatttttaatatcaaacatgttttcctatgctttttatgatttttttttttatatagtaaaaCTAGGCTTGCACCACTTAGCTAATAgcgcaatttttttttatatttaaatttaaatttaaatttaattattattattttttaaaattaatgttgATCTATTTTATGGTTGTCTTtgaatgtattttattttaaaacattaatattgattaaatgattatattaataggttaaatcatatttgttttttgagaaaagataagattatattttatttattattttaaaaaataatattttaaattataagtcAATGATATACCATCTAtattaaaattggaaataagttttataataaattaataaaatatttatttattttaatatttttaatagaaaatttcaatattatataaaattaattaattattatttttattaaattaattaattatgatgaataaattatagttaatttaattttttttgttatttaataaacaaatatattttattatatattgaattttataaactaaaataataaatttattcaaataacatttataactcttataaaattaaaaaatgatgttttttttttcatggtttgATATTggtataaaaatggaaaaatttataaatattgaaaaaaaaaaaaaaggtctacgAAACtggcatttttcacatgtgttCCCACTCGAACGAGactcgtttatttatttatttatttggtgaaaaatatgaattttagaaaatcaccattaatttttgttttatttttaaagggaaaaaaacaaaataagaaagaaaaaccctaaatgtgactccgaAAGACATGTTTATGAAAAACCGAATTTGGGTTCgaggtcaggttacctattgggaaggtacggtgataAGCCGTAACACCTTTCTAAACCGGTATACATACTATCTCTACTAAACAAATCAAaagaattgtgacaattaattaattaattatggatacaaaaaaaaatgaacaaataaatatatacaaaaataatgatgaaatttaattagaagaatgtacaaaataaatgacggaaaattatataaaatgatttattgaacaaaataaaaaagatatttcaaaagaattagtttttcaaaaatttcaaaggattttattaaaaacaaatttgaattaataatttcaatttatttatttacaaaaaaatgtcaatttattttcttcaatttcatttgtatttaatttttaaaaatgttatttacacttattgcatcaaaaaaatttattacaaaatttcaatttgaacaCAAAAATTGTTTGTacttatttttactaaaaacgaatgaatttttaaaattttatttttttaaaaaattgatttattttcatttaagaaaagtgacttgtacaaattattaaaaaacatgattttatttgcaaaaaaaattttaaaagttaatttttgggacaactttattcacaaaacaatttttgaacaattattattaaaaacaaattttttgaattttattaagaaaacttacttttatt includes:
- the LOC104879845 gene encoding diacylglycerol O-acyltransferase 3; translated protein: MELSAAVASRPVLVRFHGAACSSDSSPSLSTLYLRPRNFSGFDLSSGIAVSGQLQGYVSPRAMGKEREKKKDKEKNLTLKKWLAKDLATFSDMVSGVANGNCSVDEEDERKMMKEATEVLFGQSREMRSEGKKLKRKRKGKEALMKLMTINSEFELDSSDSSENPSEEAIYMSLLRGETIKQSKDNYEPQQAVHQEAISAKPGLPTQEENKSVESGIRDLNVQNLGGEGSGSDGQNNTNRVGESKTRIEVCMGGKCRKLGAAMLLEEFQRQVGTKAGVVPCKCMGRCRDGPNVKGVEEVGWGSCSKSSSHWCGVGLDEISVIVADLSDGRSNKPHDQVPPA
- the LOC100265766 gene encoding uncharacterized protein LOC100265766, giving the protein MDEETSSLPPMRLMNFISEEQLDESKKARGERADDGTAQRDRPLFEILKENKDKRDAEFNERFKHRPPKALDEDETEFLDNLEMSRRDYEQQMAEEEAQQLRSFQAAVAAQSTIVHELKDTPPAPKVQEQKPVVRKNPPSHRLGMIIKVKPQAKKAKVDPANSEGSEIVKTPSIDTEKPSDLEKKYSVDTDEAHDVPANGLVSYSDESEEDD